One window of the Lathamus discolor isolate bLatDis1 chromosome W, bLatDis1.hap1, whole genome shotgun sequence genome contains the following:
- the LOC136004341 gene encoding homer protein homolog 1-like isoform X4, which yields MCSSGVLKVTELECVSSQANAVHTHKTELNQTIEELESMLKKKEEEIERLKQENNSARELQAQRDYLTQKLKAPFTL from the exons atgtgcagttctggtgttctcaag GTGACTGAGCTGGAGTGTGTAAGCAGTCAAGCCAATGCAGTCCACACacataaaacagaattaaaccAGACAATAGAGGAGTTAGAGTCtatgctgaagaaaaaagaagag GAAATAGAAAGattgaaacaagaaaacaacagtgCCAGAGagctccaggcacagagggaTTATCTGACCCAGAAGTTAAAG GCACCCTTCACCCTTTAG
- the LOC136004341 gene encoding homer protein homolog 1-like isoform X3 encodes MCSSGVLKVTELECVSSQANAVHTHKTELNQTIEELESMLKKKEEEIERLKQENNSARELQAQRDYLTQKLKLPIYHEDLEDINQTPFLDE; translated from the exons atgtgcagttctggtgttctcaag GTGACTGAGCTGGAGTGTGTAAGCAGTCAAGCCAATGCAGTCCACACacataaaacagaattaaaccAGACAATAGAGGAGTTAGAGTCtatgctgaagaaaaaagaagag GAAATAGAAAGattgaaacaagaaaacaacagtgCCAGAGagctccaggcacagagggaTTATCTGACCCAGAAGTTAAAG ctgcccatttatcatgaggatctggagGATATAAATCAGACTCCTTTTCTGGATGAATAG
- the LOC136004341 gene encoding homer protein homolog 1-like isoform X2 has translation MCSSGVLKVTELECVSSQANAVHTHKTELNQTIEELESMLKKKEEEIERLKQENNSARELQAQRDYLTQKLKLQANHLTSISEWLKTCPRECERPGARQTERANRAG, from the exons atgtgcagttctggtgttctcaag GTGACTGAGCTGGAGTGTGTAAGCAGTCAAGCCAATGCAGTCCACACacataaaacagaattaaaccAGACAATAGAGGAGTTAGAGTCtatgctgaagaaaaaagaagag GAAATAGAAAGattgaaacaagaaaacaacagtgCCAGAGagctccaggcacagagggaTTATCTGACCCAGAAGTTAAAG CTCCAGGCTAACCATCTCACATCCATttctgagtggttaaaaacctgccccagggagtgcgagcgaccaggagcgcggcaaACAGAGCGGGCAAACAGAGCGGGatga
- the LOC136004341 gene encoding uncharacterized protein LOC136004341 isoform X1 — MCSSGVLKVTELECVSSQANAVHTHKTELNQTIEELESMLKKKEEEIERLKQENNSARELQAQRDYLTQKLKEANEERHLHHKQPDDAHVKISTGATKKKRRVVVVRDSTLKGTEAFICQGCYREAACSISECTAGICCHSDYQVWCLG, encoded by the exons atgtgcagttctggtgttctcaag GTGACTGAGCTGGAGTGTGTAAGCAGTCAAGCCAATGCAGTCCACACacataaaacagaattaaaccAGACAATAGAGGAGTTAGAGTCtatgctgaagaaaaaagaagag GAAATAGAAAGattgaaacaagaaaacaacagtgCCAGAGagctccaggcacagagggaTTATCTGACCCAGAAGTTAAAG gaggctaacgaggaaaggcacttgcaccacaaacagcctgATGATGCACacgtaaagatctctactggcgctaccaagaaaaagcggcgggtcgtagtagtACGGGattctactttgaaagggacagaagcattCATCTGTCaaggatgttacagagaggctgcctgctcta tttcagaatgtacagccggtatttgctgtcaTAGTGATTATCAAGTATGGtgcctgggctaa